A genomic segment from Rahnella aceris encodes:
- a CDS encoding bifunctional 4-hydroxy-2-oxoglutarate aldolase/2-dehydro-3-deoxy-phosphogluconate aldolase, with the protein MKNWKTSAEQILTSGPVVPVIVINKLEHAVPLAKALVAGGVRVLEVTLRTPCAMDAIRAIAQEVPDAIIGAGTVLNPEQLAEVTEAGAQFAISPGLTDALLKAANAGSIPLIPGICTVSELMMGLDAGLREFKFFPAEANGGVKALQAIAGPFPQVRFCPTGGISPANYRDYLALKSVLCIGGSWLVPADALESGDYARITELAKEAVAGAKI; encoded by the coding sequence ATGAAAAACTGGAAAACAAGCGCGGAACAAATTCTGACCTCAGGGCCGGTTGTTCCTGTGATTGTTATCAACAAACTGGAGCATGCGGTTCCGCTGGCTAAAGCGCTGGTTGCGGGTGGCGTCCGTGTGCTGGAAGTGACGTTGCGCACCCCATGCGCGATGGATGCGATCCGTGCCATTGCTCAAGAAGTGCCGGACGCTATCATTGGCGCAGGTACGGTACTCAATCCAGAGCAACTGGCTGAAGTGACCGAGGCGGGTGCCCAGTTTGCGATTAGCCCTGGCCTGACTGATGCTTTGCTGAAAGCAGCCAATGCCGGTTCTATTCCTTTAATCCCGGGGATTTGTACGGTATCTGAACTGATGATGGGTCTGGATGCTGGTCTGCGTGAATTTAAGTTCTTCCCGGCTGAGGCCAATGGCGGCGTGAAAGCGTTGCAGGCGATTGCCGGTCCGTTCCCGCAGGTGCGTTTCTGCCCGACTGGCGGAATTTCGCCAGCGAACTACCGTGATTACCTGGCGCTGAAAAGCGTGCTGTGTATCGGTGGTTCATGGCTGGTGCCAGCCGATGCGCTGGAAAGCGGTGATTACGCACGCATTACTGAGCTGGCGAAAGAAGCGGTCGCCGGTGCAAAGATCTAA
- a CDS encoding pyridoxal phosphate-dependent decarboxylase family protein: MSQINNWELMQSATQDLTITQANISKNKGYIFNQNSTSEWQILIEQGLELIKSHINHTEKPFSGVSPAELAEQFRHIDLTKPLDGTRLALEELDDLYLQHAVYFHHPKYLAHLNCPTVVPSQLAELFISAINSSVDTWDQSAGGTLIEQKVIDWTLARIGFGAQSDGIFTSGGTQSNLMAMLLARDSHCKRTRPQHSIKYQGLPPEANRWRIFSSQVSHFSIQKSAALLGLGYDAVVPVACDSAFRMDIAALRQEIERCHTEGLIPIAVVATAGTTDFGSIDPLNEIAEICRQEKIWMHADAAYGCGLLVSPQHRQRIEGIHLADSVTVDYHKSFFQPVSCSAFLVNDHSHLEHVTHHAEYLNPLSAKLEGTPNLVNKSIQTTKRFDALKMWLTLRIMGQQALGESFDVLLARATETHQMMEQNPNIEVLHKPELSTLVFRFVPRISMSHEQIDEINAGIRKAIFRDGSAVIAGTKVHQRQYLKFTLLNPTTTREDVADVLSLITHYGKELTASALSAAKNR; encoded by the coding sequence ATGAGCCAGATAAATAACTGGGAATTAATGCAATCCGCCACTCAAGACCTGACAATCACTCAGGCGAATATAAGCAAAAATAAAGGTTATATTTTTAACCAGAACAGCACTTCTGAATGGCAGATACTGATTGAGCAAGGCCTCGAATTAATTAAATCCCATATTAACCATACTGAGAAACCTTTTTCCGGCGTTTCTCCGGCTGAATTAGCCGAGCAATTTCGCCATATTGACCTGACCAAACCTTTAGACGGAACGCGGCTGGCGCTGGAAGAACTGGATGATTTATATCTTCAGCACGCGGTCTATTTCCACCATCCGAAATACCTCGCGCATCTCAACTGTCCGACCGTAGTACCTTCCCAACTGGCGGAACTGTTTATCAGCGCCATCAACTCCTCGGTGGATACCTGGGATCAGAGCGCAGGCGGCACACTCATCGAGCAAAAAGTTATTGACTGGACACTCGCCCGTATCGGTTTTGGCGCACAGTCAGATGGTATTTTCACCAGCGGCGGTACGCAGTCTAATCTGATGGCAATGCTGCTGGCACGAGACAGTCATTGCAAACGCACCCGCCCGCAGCACAGCATCAAGTACCAGGGGCTGCCGCCGGAAGCCAACCGCTGGCGTATTTTCAGTTCACAGGTCAGCCATTTCAGTATTCAGAAATCCGCTGCCCTGCTCGGCCTGGGTTATGACGCCGTGGTGCCAGTCGCCTGCGACAGCGCTTTCCGTATGGATATTGCCGCGCTCCGTCAGGAAATTGAGCGCTGCCACACTGAAGGGTTGATTCCAATTGCGGTCGTGGCAACCGCCGGTACGACCGACTTTGGCAGCATTGACCCGCTGAATGAGATCGCTGAAATCTGCCGCCAGGAAAAAATCTGGATGCATGCTGATGCCGCATACGGCTGCGGTTTGCTGGTTTCACCTCAGCATCGCCAGCGCATTGAAGGGATCCATCTGGCCGATTCCGTTACCGTGGATTATCACAAATCCTTCTTCCAGCCGGTGAGCTGCAGCGCGTTTCTGGTTAACGATCACAGCCATCTGGAGCACGTCACGCACCACGCTGAATACCTGAATCCGCTGAGTGCGAAACTGGAAGGCACGCCAAATCTGGTGAACAAAAGTATCCAGACCACCAAACGTTTTGATGCCCTCAAAATGTGGCTGACGTTGCGCATTATGGGTCAACAAGCACTGGGGGAATCATTTGATGTGCTGCTGGCACGCGCAACAGAAACGCATCAGATGATGGAACAAAATCCGAATATCGAAGTGCTGCATAAACCGGAACTGAGCACGCTGGTATTCCGTTTTGTGCCGCGTATCTCCATGAGTCATGAACAGATTGACGAAATCAATGCCGGGATCCGCAAGGCCATTTTCCGCGACGGCAGCGCCGTTATCGCCGGTACCAAAGTGCATCAGCGTCAGTATCTGAAATTCACCTTACTGAACCCCACCACCACCAGGGAAGACGTTGCCGATGTGCTCAGCCTGATCACGCATTACGGCAAAGAACTGACTGCCAGCGCGCTGAGCGCCGCGAAAAACCGGTAA
- a CDS encoding GNAT family N-acetyltransferase: MSDAISTAVFSCQRDAGKLSLRPLALEKDAAVLHDWMTQPYAHFWGMQNSTLAEVDSFYRNLTHGKPLAALMGEIDGQPQFLIECYPVQDDPLHEHYDVRPGDMGMHILLSPAEKPVSGFSWQVFSAVMEYLFSQPEVRRIVVEPDVRNEKIHKLNKRAGFRYQKQIQLTHKTAWLAFCQREDFFQASQKEKHTMTPANLQTGEHLQPELWAKANALLLRKCLAELTHERLLAPQALKTTGTWTDYQLAVPASEIEYRFRARQLPLNDWMIDLDSIQRLDNFIPQPLDAVKFIIEFAEQIGISQAMLSTYLEEISSTLYSSAYKLANNHTTAKQLSQADFQTVETSMTEGHPSFIANNGRIGFDAGDYVRYAPEAANPLQLVWVAVHHDKAHFASVEGLPYEKLIAEELGEAQICAFTQKLVDKDVDPKNYYFMPVHPWQWQNKLLTVFAPDIARQFLIYLGEGDDNYLAQQSIRTFYNASRPKGRYVKTALSILNMGFMRGLSPYYMATTPGINEWLADLVENDAYLQSTGFSILQEVASLGYHNHYFEQAIKGDSAYKKMFAALWRENPVALLQPNQRLMTMAALLHTDKHGDALIVEMIKSSGLATGDWLKRYMHAYLSPLLHCFYQYDLVFMPHGENLILRFENNIPVNAFMKDIAEEIAVMNPDASLPEKAKRLAVDVPENLKILSIFTDVFAGVFRFIARILEEHGNYPAGQFWQVVAEVVRDYQIQYPELSEKFARYDMFGAEFTHSCLNRLQLANNQQMINLSDPAQNLKFAGTLENPIAAYANRY, encoded by the coding sequence ATGTCTGATGCCATTTCAACCGCCGTATTCTCCTGCCAGCGCGACGCAGGAAAACTGTCTTTACGCCCGCTGGCGCTGGAGAAAGATGCCGCCGTTTTACATGACTGGATGACGCAGCCCTACGCACATTTCTGGGGAATGCAGAACAGTACCCTCGCAGAAGTCGACAGCTTCTATCGCAACCTGACTCACGGTAAACCGCTGGCGGCGCTGATGGGCGAAATAGACGGTCAGCCGCAATTTCTCATCGAATGCTATCCGGTTCAGGATGATCCGTTGCATGAACATTACGACGTCCGGCCCGGCGATATGGGCATGCATATTCTGCTCTCTCCGGCCGAAAAACCGGTGTCAGGCTTCAGCTGGCAGGTGTTCTCGGCCGTGATGGAATACCTGTTCAGCCAGCCCGAAGTCCGCCGCATAGTGGTCGAGCCGGATGTTCGTAACGAAAAGATTCACAAGCTGAATAAGCGCGCCGGTTTCCGCTATCAGAAACAAATTCAACTGACACACAAAACTGCATGGCTGGCATTTTGCCAGCGTGAAGATTTTTTTCAGGCAAGCCAGAAGGAAAAACACACCATGACTCCTGCAAATCTGCAAACCGGTGAGCACCTGCAACCGGAACTCTGGGCAAAAGCGAATGCCCTGCTGCTGCGTAAATGCCTGGCGGAACTGACCCATGAACGTCTGCTCGCGCCGCAGGCGTTGAAAACGACCGGCACCTGGACTGACTATCAGCTGGCAGTACCGGCCTCGGAAATAGAATATCGTTTCCGTGCCCGCCAGTTGCCTCTGAATGACTGGATGATTGATCTCGACAGCATTCAGCGCCTGGATAATTTTATCCCGCAGCCGCTGGACGCGGTTAAATTTATCATTGAATTCGCGGAGCAAATTGGTATTTCCCAGGCCATGCTGTCGACCTATCTGGAAGAAATCAGCAGCACGCTTTACAGCAGTGCCTACAAATTGGCAAACAATCACACCACAGCAAAACAACTGTCGCAGGCCGATTTCCAGACCGTCGAAACCAGCATGACCGAAGGCCATCCGAGCTTTATCGCCAACAACGGCCGTATCGGTTTTGATGCCGGTGATTATGTCCGTTACGCGCCGGAAGCGGCCAATCCACTGCAATTGGTCTGGGTGGCGGTTCATCATGACAAAGCACATTTCGCCAGTGTCGAAGGTTTACCGTATGAAAAACTGATCGCGGAAGAACTGGGTGAAGCGCAGATTTGTGCTTTCACGCAAAAGCTGGTTGATAAAGATGTCGACCCGAAAAATTACTACTTCATGCCGGTACATCCGTGGCAGTGGCAGAACAAATTACTGACCGTCTTCGCACCGGATATCGCCCGTCAGTTTCTGATTTATCTCGGTGAAGGTGATGATAACTATCTGGCACAACAGTCGATCCGCACTTTCTACAATGCCAGCCGTCCGAAAGGACGTTACGTTAAAACGGCGCTGTCGATCCTGAACATGGGCTTTATGCGCGGGCTTTCACCTTACTATATGGCGACCACTCCGGGCATTAATGAATGGCTGGCGGATCTGGTCGAAAACGATGCGTATCTGCAATCCACCGGTTTCAGCATTTTGCAGGAAGTGGCGTCACTCGGTTACCACAATCACTATTTCGAGCAAGCCATCAAAGGCGACAGCGCGTACAAGAAAATGTTTGCGGCGTTGTGGCGCGAAAATCCGGTCGCTTTGTTGCAGCCAAATCAGCGTCTGATGACCATGGCCGCCCTGCTGCACACCGATAAACACGGCGATGCGCTGATTGTCGAGATGATCAAATCATCCGGTCTGGCCACCGGCGACTGGCTTAAACGCTACATGCACGCCTATCTCAGCCCGCTGCTGCACTGCTTTTATCAGTACGACCTGGTGTTTATGCCGCATGGCGAAAACCTGATCCTGCGGTTCGAAAACAATATTCCGGTGAATGCTTTCATGAAGGATATCGCCGAGGAAATTGCGGTGATGAACCCCGACGCCAGCCTGCCGGAAAAAGCCAAACGTCTGGCGGTGGACGTACCGGAAAATCTTAAAATTTTGTCGATTTTCACTGACGTCTTTGCCGGGGTATTCCGCTTTATCGCCCGTATTCTGGAAGAACATGGCAATTATCCTGCCGGGCAGTTCTGGCAGGTGGTAGCCGAAGTGGTACGCGACTATCAGATTCAGTATCCGGAACTGTCGGAGAAATTTGCCCGTTATGACATGTTTGGCGCCGAGTTTACGCACTCATGCCTGAACCGTCTGCAACTGGCGAATAACCAGCAGATGATCAACCTGTCAGATCCGGCGCAGAACCTGAAATTCGCCGGCACGCTGGAAAACCCGATTGCGGCCTATGCTAACCGCTACTGA
- a CDS encoding RidA family protein: MTIERIRPEPRMSDIVIHNNTIYYTAVPENLDANAKDQTAETLAIIDAALTEAGSDKSKILDATLFLVNKEDFPAMNEAWDAWVSPGNAPVRCTVQANLMNPKYKIEIKIIAAR, translated from the coding sequence ATGACCATCGAGCGTATCCGACCTGAGCCACGGATGTCCGACATCGTTATCCATAACAACACCATTTATTACACGGCAGTGCCGGAAAATCTGGACGCGAATGCAAAAGACCAGACCGCAGAAACGCTGGCCATTATCGATGCTGCGCTGACGGAAGCGGGCTCGGATAAGAGCAAAATTCTCGATGCCACACTGTTTCTGGTCAATAAAGAAGATTTCCCGGCGATGAATGAAGCCTGGGATGCCTGGGTATCACCGGGCAATGCACCGGTACGCTGCACGGTTCAGGCTAACCTGATGAATCCGAAATATAAAATTGAAATCAAGATCATTGCCGCACGCTAA
- the zwf gene encoding glucose-6-phosphate dehydrogenase: MAVTQTAQACDLVIFGAKGDLARRKLLPSLYQLEKAGHIHPDTRIIGVGRAEWDKAAYTEVVKEALTTFMKEKIDPELWDKLSARLDFCNLDVNDVKHFKVLGKMLDQQNRATINYFAIAPGHFGAICRGLGEAGLNKEPARVVMEKPLGHSLESSQVINDQVAEYFAESQVYRIDHYLGKETVLNLLALRFANNLFASNWDNRTIDHVQITVAEEVGIEGRWGYFDDAGQMRDMIQNHLLQILTMIAMSPPADLSTDRIRDEKVKVLRSLRRIDQSNVRENTVRGQYTAGFVQGKKVPGYLEEEGAKKTSSTETFVSIRVDIDNWQWAGVPFYLRTGKRLPSKCSEVVVYFKNPALNLFRDSYQQLPQNKLTIRLQPDEGIEIEVLNKVPGLEHKHRLQTTKLDLSFTETFNEQHIADAYERLLLETMRGIQALFVRRDEVEEAWKWVDSIMNAWAAESEAPKPYQSGTWGPVASVAMITRDGRSWNEFE; this comes from the coding sequence ATGGCGGTAACTCAGACAGCCCAGGCGTGTGATCTGGTAATTTTCGGTGCAAAGGGCGATCTTGCGCGCCGTAAGCTGTTGCCTTCCCTGTATCAGTTAGAGAAAGCGGGTCACATTCACCCGGACACCCGCATCATCGGTGTCGGACGTGCGGAATGGGACAAAGCGGCCTATACCGAAGTGGTCAAAGAAGCACTGACCACCTTCATGAAAGAAAAAATTGATCCGGAACTGTGGGATAAGCTCAGCGCCCGTCTTGATTTCTGTAACCTTGATGTCAACGATGTGAAGCATTTCAAAGTGCTGGGCAAAATGCTTGACCAGCAAAATCGCGCCACCATTAACTACTTTGCGATCGCGCCAGGCCACTTCGGTGCGATTTGCCGCGGTCTGGGCGAAGCAGGGCTGAACAAAGAACCTGCGCGCGTCGTGATGGAGAAACCACTGGGACACTCTCTGGAGTCTTCTCAGGTTATCAACGATCAAGTCGCGGAATACTTCGCTGAGTCCCAGGTTTACCGTATCGACCACTATCTGGGTAAAGAAACGGTACTGAATCTGCTGGCACTGCGTTTCGCTAACAATCTGTTTGCCAGCAACTGGGATAACCGCACCATTGATCATGTGCAGATCACGGTCGCTGAAGAAGTCGGTATCGAAGGCCGCTGGGGTTACTTTGATGACGCCGGTCAGATGCGCGACATGATCCAGAACCACTTGCTGCAAATTCTGACCATGATCGCCATGTCACCTCCGGCTGATCTGAGCACCGACCGTATCCGTGACGAAAAAGTGAAAGTGCTGCGCTCACTGCGTCGTATCGACCAGTCAAACGTGCGTGAAAACACCGTGCGCGGCCAGTACACAGCCGGCTTCGTGCAGGGCAAAAAAGTCCCTGGCTATCTGGAAGAAGAAGGTGCGAAAAAAACCAGCAGCACCGAAACTTTCGTGTCTATTCGTGTGGATATCGACAACTGGCAGTGGGCGGGCGTGCCATTCTACCTGCGCACCGGTAAGCGTCTGCCGAGCAAATGTTCTGAGGTCGTGGTGTATTTCAAAAACCCGGCGCTGAACCTGTTCCGTGATTCTTACCAGCAGTTGCCGCAGAACAAACTGACTATTCGTCTGCAACCGGACGAAGGTATCGAGATCGAAGTGCTGAATAAAGTGCCGGGTCTTGAGCACAAACACCGTCTGCAAACCACCAAGCTGGATCTGAGCTTTACTGAAACCTTCAATGAACAGCATATTGCTGATGCTTACGAGCGTCTGCTGCTGGAAACCATGCGTGGAATTCAGGCGCTGTTCGTCCGTCGTGACGAAGTGGAAGAAGCCTGGAAATGGGTCGATTCCATCATGAACGCATGGGCTGCGGAAAGCGAAGCACCAAAACCGTATCAGTCCGGGACATGGGGGCCGGTGGCTTCCGTGGCGATGATCACCCGCGACGGCCGTTCCTGGAACGAGTTCGAGTAA
- a CDS encoding lysine N(6)-hydroxylase/L-ornithine N(5)-oxygenase family protein has translation MNIHSNDQTYDFIAVGIGPFNLGLACLTEPVKELNGLFLDQNDSFDWHTGMMLESAHLQTPFMADLVTLADPTSPYSFLNYLKLQGKLYSFYIREDFFMMRKEFNQYCQWACSQLTSLQFSTRVELVTWDAVQECYLVETRSTKSGEKQIYRTKRLVLGTGPSPWIPACARDAGRNVHHSSAYLPNKEQVQNSKSITVVGSGQSAAEIYYDLLSDIDKHDYHLTWVTRAPRFYPLEYSKLTLEMTSPEYIDYFHALPMSKRDQLNREQKCLYKGINISLINDIYDLMYVKRLDGPLNVNLYTHSELKALTRSRSGELEMTLLHHEQQQEYQHRTESVILATGYGYQPPQFVEGIYNRIQWDDSGRYAVRRNYSIDAHNQIFVQNAELHTHGFVTPDLGMACYRNSTIIREMLGSEVYPLEKSIAFQTFGSRIPGAN, from the coding sequence ATGAATATCCATTCAAACGACCAAACGTATGATTTCATCGCCGTGGGCATCGGCCCGTTTAACCTCGGGCTGGCCTGTCTGACTGAACCGGTGAAAGAGCTGAACGGTCTGTTTTTAGACCAGAATGACAGCTTCGACTGGCACACCGGTATGATGCTGGAAAGCGCGCATTTACAGACGCCGTTCATGGCAGATCTGGTGACTCTCGCCGATCCGACCAGCCCTTACAGCTTCCTGAATTACCTGAAATTACAGGGGAAACTTTACTCGTTCTACATCCGTGAAGACTTCTTCATGATGCGTAAAGAGTTCAATCAGTATTGCCAGTGGGCATGCAGCCAACTGACCAGCCTGCAATTCTCCACGCGCGTGGAACTGGTCACCTGGGATGCCGTGCAGGAATGCTATCTGGTTGAAACGCGCTCAACCAAAAGCGGCGAAAAGCAGATTTACCGCACCAAAAGGCTGGTTCTCGGCACAGGACCGTCGCCGTGGATACCCGCCTGTGCGCGGGATGCCGGCAGGAACGTGCATCATTCCTCGGCCTATTTGCCGAACAAAGAGCAGGTACAGAATTCGAAATCCATTACCGTGGTCGGCAGCGGCCAGAGTGCCGCAGAAATTTACTATGACCTGCTCTCTGATATCGATAAGCACGATTACCACCTGACCTGGGTGACCCGCGCTCCGCGTTTCTACCCGCTGGAATACAGCAAACTGACGCTGGAAATGACCTCACCGGAATACATCGATTATTTCCACGCGCTGCCAATGAGCAAGCGCGATCAGCTCAATCGTGAACAAAAATGCCTGTATAAGGGCATTAACATCAGTCTGATCAACGACATTTATGATCTGATGTACGTCAAACGTCTCGACGGCCCGCTGAATGTCAATTTGTATACACATTCGGAACTGAAAGCACTGACCCGCAGCCGCAGCGGCGAACTGGAAATGACCCTGCTCCACCACGAACAACAACAGGAATACCAACACCGCACGGAATCCGTGATCCTCGCAACGGGTTACGGCTATCAGCCACCGCAGTTTGTTGAAGGCATTTACAACCGTATTCAGTGGGATGACTCGGGCCGTTACGCCGTCAGGCGCAATTACAGCATCGATGCGCACAACCAGATTTTCGTACAAAACGCCGAGCTGCACACGCACGGCTTCGTCACTCCGGATCTGGGCATGGCGTGCTACCGCAACAGCACCATAATCCGCGAGATGCTCGGCAGTGAAGTGTATCCGCTGGAGAAATCCATCGCCTTCCAGACCTTTGGGTCCCGCATCCCTGGCGCAAACTAA
- a CDS encoding MurR/RpiR family transcriptional regulator encodes MNTLEKIQTHLDILSKSERKVAEVILASPHIAIHSSIATLARMADVSEPTVNRFCRRLDTKGFPDFKLHLAQSLANGTPYVNRNVDESDSVSAYTSKIFESAMASLDQVKNTLDIAAINRAVDLLTQAKKISFFGLGASAAVAHDAMNKFFRFNIPVVYFDDIVMQRMSCMNSSEGDVVVLISHTGRTKNLVELAQLARENDATVIAITSFNTPLAHEATLALLLDVPEDTDVYMPMVSRIAQLTLIDVLATGFTLRRGAKFRDNLKRVKEALKESRFDKGMVVPNLPE; translated from the coding sequence ATGAATACGTTGGAAAAAATCCAGACCCACCTTGACATTCTGAGCAAGTCAGAACGCAAAGTCGCCGAAGTGATCCTGGCATCCCCACACATTGCAATCCACTCCAGTATTGCCACTCTCGCCCGCATGGCGGACGTCAGTGAACCTACTGTAAACCGTTTTTGCCGTCGCCTCGACACAAAAGGGTTTCCAGATTTTAAATTACATCTGGCACAAAGTCTGGCAAACGGCACACCTTATGTGAACCGTAACGTGGATGAAAGCGACAGCGTCAGCGCTTACACCAGCAAAATTTTCGAATCCGCTATGGCCAGCCTCGATCAGGTGAAAAATACTCTCGATATCGCTGCCATCAACCGCGCAGTCGATTTACTCACCCAGGCGAAAAAGATTTCTTTCTTTGGGCTGGGCGCATCGGCCGCAGTGGCGCATGATGCCATGAACAAATTCTTCCGCTTTAACATTCCCGTGGTGTATTTCGATGACATCGTCATGCAGCGCATGAGTTGCATGAATTCCAGCGAAGGCGATGTGGTGGTGTTGATTTCCCACACCGGCCGCACCAAAAATCTGGTCGAGCTGGCGCAACTTGCCCGCGAAAACGACGCTACGGTCATTGCCATCACGTCCTTTAATACGCCACTGGCGCATGAGGCCACGCTGGCTCTGTTACTGGATGTTCCGGAAGATACCGACGTTTATATGCCGATGGTTTCTCGAATCGCTCAGTTGACGTTGATTGATGTGCTGGCTACCGGGTTTACGCTGCGTCGTGGTGCAAAATTCAGAGATAACCTGAAGCGGGTCAAAGAAGCGTTGAAAGAATCGCGCTTTGATAAGGGAATGGTCGTCCCTAACCTGCCGGAGTAA
- the pyk gene encoding pyruvate kinase — MSRRLRRTKIVTTLGPATDRDNNLEKIIAAGANVVRMNFSHGTAEDHILRANKVREIAARLGRHVAILGDLQGPKIRVSTFKEGKVFLNIGDKFLLDANMSKGEGDKEKVGIDYKGLPADVVPGDILLLDDGRVQLKVLEVQGMKVFTEVTVGGPLSNNKGINKLGGGLSAEALTEKDKADIITAAKMDVDYLAVSFPRTGEDLNYARRLARDAGCNAQIVSKVERAEAVASDEAMDDIILASDVVMVARGDLGVEIGDPELVGIQKKLIRRARQLNRAVITATQMMESMITNPMPTRAEVMDVANAVLDGTDAVMLSAETAAGQYPAETVAAMARVCLGAEKIPSINVSKHRLDVEFDNIEEAIAMSAMYAANHLKGVTAIISMTESGRTALMLSRISSGLPIFAMSRHEHTLNLTAIYRGVTPVFFDSANDGVAGAQDAVNLLRDKGYLLSGDLVIITQGDVMSTVGTTNTSRILRVE; from the coding sequence ATGTCCAGAAGGCTCAGAAGAACGAAGATTGTTACCACGCTCGGCCCTGCAACTGACCGCGACAATAATCTTGAGAAGATCATTGCTGCTGGTGCGAACGTTGTGCGTATGAATTTCTCCCACGGAACCGCTGAAGATCACATTCTTCGCGCGAACAAAGTGCGTGAAATAGCCGCGCGTCTCGGCCGCCACGTCGCGATTCTTGGCGATCTGCAAGGTCCGAAAATCCGTGTATCGACCTTCAAGGAAGGTAAAGTTTTCCTCAATATCGGTGACAAATTCCTGCTCGATGCCAACATGAGCAAGGGTGAAGGCGATAAAGAAAAAGTCGGCATCGACTATAAAGGTCTCCCAGCTGATGTGGTGCCGGGTGATATTCTGTTACTTGATGACGGCCGTGTGCAGCTAAAAGTACTCGAAGTTCAGGGCATGAAAGTGTTCACGGAAGTGACCGTGGGCGGCCCGCTGTCTAACAATAAAGGCATCAATAAGCTGGGCGGAGGTCTTTCTGCCGAAGCGCTGACTGAGAAAGATAAAGCAGACATTATTACTGCGGCCAAAATGGACGTAGATTATCTGGCAGTTTCATTCCCACGCACCGGCGAAGATCTTAACTACGCGCGCCGTCTGGCACGCGATGCAGGCTGTAATGCGCAAATCGTGTCTAAAGTCGAACGCGCTGAAGCGGTGGCGTCAGATGAAGCAATGGATGACATCATTCTGGCATCCGATGTCGTGATGGTGGCCCGCGGTGACCTGGGTGTTGAAATCGGCGACCCTGAGCTGGTGGGTATCCAGAAAAAACTGATCCGTCGTGCACGTCAGCTGAACCGCGCGGTGATCACTGCGACCCAGATGATGGAATCGATGATCACTAACCCGATGCCAACCCGTGCAGAAGTGATGGACGTAGCGAACGCCGTGCTCGATGGCACAGATGCGGTCATGCTGTCAGCGGAAACGGCTGCCGGTCAATATCCTGCTGAAACTGTGGCAGCCATGGCGCGCGTATGTCTGGGCGCAGAAAAAATCCCAAGCATTAACGTTTCCAAACACCGCCTGGACGTGGAATTCGATAACATCGAAGAAGCCATTGCAATGTCCGCCATGTACGCGGCAAACCACCTGAAAGGGGTCACGGCGATCATTTCCATGACCGAGTCCGGGCGTACCGCGCTGATGTTGTCACGTATCAGCTCCGGCCTGCCGATCTTTGCCATGTCGCGCCACGAACACACACTGAATCTGACCGCGATTTACCGCGGCGTTACCCCTGTCTTCTTCGACAGCGCAAATGACGGCGTAGCGGGCGCACAGGATGCCGTGAACTTACTGCGTGATAAAGGTTACCTTTTGTCAGGCGATCTGGTGATCATCACCCAGGGTGATGTCATGAGCACCGTCGGTACCACCAATACCAGCCGTATACTGCGTGTTGAATAA